A DNA window from Pseudomonas sp. GD03919 contains the following coding sequences:
- the nqrE gene encoding NADH:ubiquinone reductase (Na(+)-transporting) subunit E: MEHYISLFVRAVFVENMALAFFLGMCTFIAISKKVETAIGLGIAVVVVLGITMPVNNLIYANILKDGALAWAGLPEVDLSFLGLLTFIGVIAALVQILEMALDKYVPSLYNALGVFLPLITVNCAIMGGSLFMVERDYNLAESTVYGVGAGVSWALAIAALAGIREKLKYSDVPAGLQGLGITFITIGLMSLGFMSFSGVQL, translated from the coding sequence ATGGAACATTACATCAGCCTGTTCGTCCGTGCGGTGTTCGTCGAGAACATGGCGCTGGCGTTCTTCCTCGGCATGTGTACCTTCATCGCCATCTCCAAGAAGGTGGAAACCGCCATCGGTCTCGGTATCGCCGTGGTCGTGGTGCTGGGTATCACCATGCCGGTGAACAACCTGATCTACGCCAACATCCTCAAGGATGGTGCGCTGGCCTGGGCCGGTCTGCCTGAGGTGGATCTGTCGTTCCTCGGTCTGCTGACCTTCATCGGGGTGATCGCTGCACTGGTACAGATCCTCGAGATGGCCCTGGATAAGTACGTGCCGTCGCTGTACAACGCCCTCGGCGTGTTCCTGCCGCTGATCACCGTGAACTGCGCCATCATGGGTGGCTCGCTGTTCATGGTCGAGCGCGACTACAACCTGGCCGAAAGCACCGTCTACGGCGTCGGCGCAGGCGTGTCCTGGGCACTGGCCATCGCCGCGCTGGCCGGTATCCGCGAGAAGCTCAAGTACAGCGATGTACCGGCTGGTCTACAGGGTCTGGGCATCACCTTCATCACCATCGGTCTGATGTCGCTGGGCTTCATGTCCTTCTCCGGCGTGCAGCTGTAA
- the nqrF gene encoding NADH:ubiquinone reductase (Na(+)-transporting) subunit F, with protein sequence MNYEIFLAIGMFTAIVLALVLIILAARAKLVSSGDVSIEINGEKTIVVPAGGKLLQTLADNGIFLSSACGGGGTCAQCKCIIESGGGEMLSTEESHFTKREAREGWRLSCQAAVKQDMKIKVPEEVFGVKKWECTVESNPNVATFIKELTLKLPEGENVDFRAGGYVQLECPPHTVYYKDFDIQEEYRGDWDKFNLWKYVSKVDETVIRAYSMANYPEERGLVKFNIRIASPPPGKDDLPPGKMSSYVFSLKPGDKITVYGPFGEFFAKDTDAEMVFIGGGAGMAPMRSHIFDQLKRLKSKRKISFWYGARSLRESFYNEEYDQLAAENPNFEWHLALSDPQPEDNWTGLTGFIHNVLYENYLKDHPAPEDCEFYMCGPPMMNAAVIKMLTDLGVEPENILLDDFGG encoded by the coding sequence ATGAATTACGAAATCTTCCTCGCCATCGGCATGTTCACCGCCATCGTTCTCGCGCTGGTGCTGATCATTCTCGCTGCGCGCGCCAAGCTGGTCTCCAGCGGCGACGTGAGCATCGAAATCAACGGCGAAAAAACCATCGTGGTGCCGGCTGGCGGCAAGCTGCTGCAAACCCTGGCCGACAACGGCATCTTCCTGTCCTCCGCGTGCGGCGGCGGCGGTACCTGCGCCCAGTGCAAGTGCATCATCGAGTCCGGCGGTGGCGAGATGCTCTCCACCGAAGAGTCGCACTTCACCAAGCGTGAGGCCCGCGAAGGCTGGCGCCTGTCCTGCCAGGCCGCGGTCAAGCAGGACATGAAAATCAAAGTGCCGGAAGAAGTCTTCGGCGTGAAGAAGTGGGAATGCACGGTGGAGTCCAACCCCAACGTCGCCACCTTCATCAAGGAGCTGACGCTGAAGCTGCCGGAAGGTGAAAACGTCGACTTCCGCGCCGGTGGCTACGTGCAGCTGGAATGTCCGCCGCATACCGTGTACTACAAGGACTTCGATATCCAGGAGGAGTATCGCGGCGACTGGGACAAGTTCAACCTGTGGAAGTACGTGTCCAAGGTCGATGAGACCGTGATCCGTGCCTATTCCATGGCCAACTATCCGGAAGAGCGCGGTCTGGTGAAGTTCAACATCCGTATCGCCTCGCCGCCCCCCGGCAAGGACGATCTGCCGCCGGGCAAGATGTCGTCCTACGTGTTCAGCCTCAAGCCGGGCGACAAGATCACCGTGTACGGGCCCTTCGGTGAGTTCTTCGCCAAGGACACCGACGCCGAGATGGTCTTCATCGGTGGTGGTGCCGGCATGGCGCCGATGCGTTCGCACATCTTCGACCAGCTCAAGCGCCTGAAATCCAAGCGCAAGATCAGCTTCTGGTACGGTGCGCGTTCCTTGCGCGAGTCGTTCTACAACGAAGAGTACGATCAGCTGGCAGCGGAGAACCCGAACTTCGAATGGCACCTGGCGTTGTCCGACCCACAGCCGGAAGACAACTGGACCGGCCTTACTGGCTTCATCCACAACGTGTTGTACGAGAACTACCTGAAGGACCACCCGGCTCCGGAAGATTGCGAGTTCTACATGTGCGGCCCACCCATGATGAACGCCGCGGTGATCAAGATGCTCACCGACCTGGGCGTCGAGCCGGAGAACATCCTCCTCGACGACTTCGGCGGCTAA